A DNA window from Actinomadura coerulea contains the following coding sequences:
- a CDS encoding glycoside hydrolase family 2 protein — protein sequence MSGSRTRTTALGAALALAGTWAPAMPAHAFAGHRPAVQRIRSSGTTELTSGWAIRSSADTSDTGAEISKPDYSTKGWLPLSRPQTLMAGLLENGRYPNIFHNDNMAKVPAGQFDVNWWYREQLTVHPRKGGRTSLVMNGVSGKADLWINGKKIAGGVQLQGSYARLEYDITPYVRDGANAIALDVSRNDADITKFDTPMRYLTQNQVDWNPMAPDQNTGLQYAPQIVQEGPVSVRDTHVLQDDARDLSTADLTVKADVRNNTASAQRVLVSGTVTHGSTRVACKVTVTVPAHATRTVALTKADCPGLHLDHPAVWWPYQMGDQPMYHLALDASVGGAVSSAAAEDFGIRTVTSRLTRPVPGKTHGKDGYRQFAINGKPLVVRGAGWSPDLFLRYSPSNVSDQISYIRNMGLNAVRFEGNFPPDDMFAQLDRAGVLAMPGWQCCALWEGKSSTWPDAVKANASNQAGTMAERLRDHPSVFTFFQGSDDAPDPEKEALYLKAFEQADFRLPQVAAAEYKSSPKLGPAGTKEGGYNYFPPNALWNNRRETVNTDDPTLSMTGSAWGFDTEVSTGNTIPTQDSLNRFLPPGEQKKIWDPATAKGQTAGQDMYHTFFYADYTRLSRMGVYNTPLWHRYGPWKDASSYQKTVQLGQYEVTRAQFESYIGNSTDKANPSTGIIYWMLNKAWPSLQWSMYGSDFDQPGVYFGAKKANEPVHVMYSYDDGSIKVANLTGARQDGLRATAQIIDLDGRVRATATAPVGSLGSQDVRTVLRPKVPAGISGTYFEKLTLTRGSEVVSRNVYWLSTKADKVDWPKTHAPGQYTPSNGFAVFQKDGYADLTGLRALKPADIEVQAATHREGREMVTSVTVRNVGHGGAPALFTRADLFAGGRQVLPIRWSDNDVTLWPGEQQTITARYSATFAKPDVRVNGFNVPTRTHHAA from the coding sequence ATGAGCGGGTCCAGGACTCGAACCACGGCACTGGGCGCCGCGCTCGCCCTCGCCGGTACGTGGGCCCCGGCGATGCCGGCCCACGCTTTCGCCGGGCACCGGCCCGCCGTGCAGAGGATCCGGTCTTCCGGCACCACGGAACTGACCTCCGGCTGGGCGATCCGGTCGTCCGCCGACACGAGCGACACCGGTGCCGAGATCTCCAAGCCGGACTACTCGACGAAGGGCTGGCTGCCGCTGTCCCGGCCCCAGACGCTGATGGCGGGCCTGCTGGAGAACGGCCGGTACCCGAACATCTTCCACAACGACAACATGGCGAAGGTCCCGGCCGGCCAGTTCGACGTGAACTGGTGGTACCGCGAGCAACTCACCGTCCACCCCCGGAAGGGCGGCCGCACGTCCCTCGTGATGAACGGCGTCTCCGGGAAGGCCGACCTCTGGATCAACGGGAAGAAGATCGCCGGAGGCGTGCAGCTCCAGGGCTCGTACGCCCGGCTGGAATACGACATCACGCCCTACGTCCGGGACGGGGCGAACGCCATCGCGCTCGACGTCTCCCGCAACGACGCCGACATCACCAAGTTCGACACGCCCATGCGGTACCTGACCCAGAACCAGGTCGACTGGAACCCCATGGCGCCCGACCAGAACACGGGCCTCCAGTACGCGCCGCAGATCGTCCAGGAGGGCCCGGTCTCGGTCCGCGACACCCACGTCCTCCAGGACGACGCCCGTGACCTCTCCACCGCCGACCTGACCGTCAAGGCCGACGTGCGCAACAACACCGCCTCGGCGCAGCGGGTCCTCGTGTCCGGCACGGTCACGCACGGCTCCACCCGCGTCGCCTGCAAGGTCACGGTCACGGTCCCCGCGCACGCGACCCGCACGGTCGCGCTCACCAAGGCGGACTGCCCCGGCCTGCACCTGGACCATCCGGCCGTGTGGTGGCCCTACCAGATGGGCGATCAGCCGATGTACCACCTCGCGCTGGACGCGTCCGTGGGCGGGGCGGTGTCCAGCGCCGCCGCCGAGGACTTCGGCATCCGGACGGTGACGTCGCGGCTCACCAGGCCCGTCCCCGGCAAGACCCACGGCAAGGACGGCTACCGGCAGTTCGCCATCAACGGCAAGCCGCTGGTCGTCCGCGGCGCCGGATGGTCACCGGACCTCTTCCTGCGCTACTCCCCGTCCAACGTCTCCGACCAGATCTCCTACATCCGGAACATGGGCCTCAACGCCGTCCGGTTCGAGGGCAACTTCCCACCCGACGACATGTTCGCCCAGCTGGACCGGGCGGGCGTCCTCGCCATGCCGGGCTGGCAGTGCTGCGCCCTCTGGGAGGGCAAGTCGTCGACCTGGCCGGACGCCGTCAAGGCCAACGCGTCCAACCAGGCGGGCACGATGGCGGAGCGGCTCCGCGACCACCCGAGCGTCTTCACCTTCTTCCAGGGCAGCGACGACGCGCCCGACCCGGAGAAGGAGGCCCTCTACCTGAAGGCGTTCGAGCAGGCCGACTTCCGGCTCCCGCAGGTCGCCGCGGCGGAGTACAAGTCGTCGCCCAAGCTCGGACCGGCCGGCACCAAGGAGGGCGGCTACAACTACTTCCCGCCCAACGCCCTGTGGAACAACAGGCGGGAGACCGTCAACACCGACGACCCGACGCTCAGCATGACCGGCAGCGCCTGGGGATTCGACACCGAGGTCAGCACCGGCAACACCATCCCGACGCAGGACTCCCTGAACCGCTTCCTCCCCCCGGGCGAGCAGAAGAAGATCTGGGACCCGGCGACCGCGAAGGGCCAGACCGCCGGCCAGGACATGTACCACACGTTCTTCTACGCCGACTACACGCGCCTGTCACGGATGGGCGTCTACAACACCCCGCTCTGGCACCGGTACGGCCCCTGGAAGGACGCCTCTTCGTACCAGAAGACCGTCCAGCTCGGTCAGTACGAGGTCACCCGCGCGCAGTTCGAGTCGTACATCGGCAACTCCACCGACAAGGCGAACCCGAGCACCGGAATCATCTACTGGATGCTGAACAAGGCGTGGCCGTCGCTCCAGTGGAGCATGTACGGCTCCGACTTCGACCAGCCGGGCGTCTACTTCGGCGCGAAGAAGGCCAACGAGCCGGTGCACGTCATGTACTCCTACGACGACGGCTCCATCAAGGTCGCCAACCTGACCGGCGCCCGCCAGGACGGCCTGCGCGCCACCGCGCAGATCATCGACCTGGACGGCAGGGTCCGCGCCACCGCCACCGCGCCCGTCGGGTCGCTGGGCAGCCAGGACGTACGGACCGTCCTGCGCCCGAAGGTCCCGGCCGGCATCTCCGGAACCTACTTCGAGAAGCTCACCCTCACCCGCGGCTCCGAGGTCGTCAGCCGCAACGTGTACTGGCTCTCGACGAAGGCCGACAAGGTCGACTGGCCGAAGACGCACGCGCCCGGCCAGTACACCCCGTCCAACGGGTTCGCGGTCTTCCAGAAGGACGGCTACGCCGACCTGACCGGCCTGCGCGCCCTCAAGCCCGCCGACATCGAGGTCCAGGCCGCCACCCACCGCGAGGGCCGCGAGATGGTGACGAGCGTGACCGTCCGCAACGTCGGGCACGGCGGCGCTCCGGCCCTGTTCACCCGGGCCGACCTGTTCGCCGGCGGCAGGCAGGTGCTGCCGATCCGCTGGAGCGACAACGACGTGACGCTCTGGCCCGGCGAGCAGCAGACCATCACCGCCCGTTACTCCGCCACGTTCGCCAAGCCCGACGTTCGCGTCAACGGCTTCAACGTCCCGACTCGAACCCACCACGCCGCCTGA
- a CDS encoding response regulator, whose product MIRVVLADDQELVRTGFAMILDAQPDIEVVGEADHGAAAIAAVGEHDPDVALLDIRMPGMDGIEAAKVVCAETRTRVVMLTTFDQDDYVYDALYAGASGFLLKDVRRDDLVHAVRVVAMGESLLAPTVTRRLIADITRNRPRAGAAVSDRLSVLTERERETLRLLGRGLSNAEIAAAMVVSEHTVKTHVSNVLAKLGIRDRTQAVIAAYETRLIEPS is encoded by the coding sequence GTGATCCGGGTGGTGCTGGCCGACGACCAGGAGCTCGTCCGCACCGGCTTCGCGATGATCCTGGACGCGCAGCCCGACATCGAGGTGGTGGGCGAGGCGGACCACGGCGCCGCCGCGATCGCCGCCGTGGGCGAGCACGACCCCGACGTCGCGCTGCTCGACATCCGCATGCCGGGCATGGACGGCATCGAGGCCGCGAAGGTCGTGTGCGCCGAGACCCGGACCCGCGTGGTCATGCTCACCACGTTCGACCAGGACGACTACGTGTACGACGCGCTCTACGCCGGGGCGAGCGGGTTCCTGCTCAAGGACGTGCGCCGCGACGACCTCGTGCACGCGGTCCGGGTGGTGGCGATGGGGGAGTCGCTGCTCGCGCCCACCGTCACCCGCCGCCTGATCGCCGACATCACGCGCAACCGCCCGCGCGCCGGGGCGGCGGTCTCCGACCGCCTGTCGGTCCTGACCGAACGGGAGCGCGAGACCCTGCGCCTGCTGGGCCGGGGCCTGTCGAACGCGGAGATCGCCGCGGCCATGGTCGTCAGCGAGCACACCGTGAAGACCCACGTGAGCAACGTCCTGGCCAAGCTCGGCATCCGCGACCGCACCCAGGCGGTGATCGCCGCGTACGAGACCCGGCTGATCGAGCCCTCCTGA
- a CDS encoding M20/M25/M40 family metallo-hydrolase, with protein sequence MSDVKRRDLLAGVAALTGFATVGLLPGTASAATRRRPGALLPPSLTPGDRAVVARVDARRAMRHLRVLSDEIGWRIAGTPSEHRAARYVAGSLRDLGYTVELQPFPVADKYLAEIRSRGERAWQCSASPQGAVASVDGTVVDAGRVTEVTGDARGRLVLFDRIPGMETEQAKAAAGAGAAAALIVNARSVTYPERKAGCFVPVLKETVAIPVLGLAEYHGERVRAGARRLSFEVTHHSGLTSYNVLAERKASFPNPAGKAVIVSAHYDSVPGSPGANDDGSGTVLCLELARALKRLPTQQAIRVCLWGSEENGLVGARHYVKQLDEEGVARITGCFQNDMVATSHPPAGTYWLLSVDGADNTTTAAVNAAAKRLGYSDQAKGPTARGSSDHEAFYERGIPAGNFSWRGGEAPSQLEPLYHTPEDTISQNVSLERLQVSLELIGCALYDVARRK encoded by the coding sequence ATGTCCGACGTCAAACGCCGCGATCTGCTCGCCGGTGTCGCGGCCCTCACCGGGTTCGCGACCGTCGGCCTGCTTCCGGGGACCGCCTCCGCCGCGACCCGGCGGCGCCCCGGCGCCCTCCTGCCGCCGTCCCTCACCCCCGGCGACAGGGCGGTGGTCGCCCGCGTCGACGCCCGGCGGGCGATGCGGCACCTCAGAGTGCTCAGCGACGAGATCGGCTGGCGCATCGCCGGCACGCCGTCGGAGCACCGGGCCGCCCGCTACGTCGCCGGCAGCCTGCGCGATCTCGGCTACACGGTCGAACTCCAGCCCTTCCCGGTCGCCGACAAGTATCTGGCGGAGATCCGGTCCCGGGGCGAGCGGGCCTGGCAGTGCAGCGCCTCCCCGCAAGGGGCCGTCGCCTCGGTGGACGGCACGGTGGTGGACGCCGGCCGGGTCACCGAGGTCACCGGTGACGCGCGCGGCCGGCTGGTCCTGTTCGACCGGATACCCGGCATGGAGACCGAGCAGGCCAAGGCCGCCGCGGGCGCGGGTGCCGCGGCGGCGCTCATCGTCAACGCGCGGTCGGTCACCTACCCCGAGCGCAAGGCCGGCTGCTTCGTCCCGGTGCTGAAGGAGACGGTCGCGATCCCGGTGCTGGGCCTGGCCGAGTACCACGGCGAGCGGGTCCGCGCCGGTGCCCGCCGCCTGTCCTTCGAGGTCACCCACCACTCGGGCCTGACCTCGTACAACGTCCTGGCCGAGCGGAAGGCGTCGTTCCCCAACCCCGCGGGCAAGGCCGTCATCGTCAGCGCCCACTACGACAGCGTCCCCGGGTCCCCCGGCGCCAACGACGACGGCAGTGGAACCGTGCTGTGCCTGGAACTGGCGCGCGCGCTGAAGCGGCTGCCGACCCAGCAGGCGATCCGCGTCTGCCTGTGGGGTTCGGAGGAGAACGGCCTGGTCGGTGCCCGGCACTACGTCAAGCAACTCGACGAGGAGGGCGTCGCGCGGATCACCGGCTGCTTCCAGAACGACATGGTCGCCACCAGCCATCCGCCCGCGGGAACGTACTGGCTGCTGTCCGTGGACGGCGCGGACAACACCACCACGGCCGCGGTGAACGCCGCCGCGAAGCGGCTCGGCTACTCCGACCAGGCCAAGGGCCCCACCGCCCGGGGCTCCAGCGACCACGAGGCCTTCTACGAGCGCGGCATCCCGGCGGGCAACTTCAGCTGGCGCGGCGGTGAGGCGCCCAGCCAGCTGGAGCCCCTCTACCACACCCCCGAGGACACGATCTCCCAGAACGTCAGCCTGGAGCGGTTGCAGGTGTCCCTCGAACTGATCGGCTGCGCCCTCTACGACGTGGCACGCCGCAAGTAG
- a CDS encoding FadR/GntR family transcriptional regulator produces MSTDKAATELPRLSLAETVARRIEARIAEDALALGHRLGTRDSLRREFDVAAGTLNEAVRLLTARGTISVRPGPKGGIFVASPPPLVRLGRKMLELSGDSVSVSDCLVMREALEPLLAREAMRHRTEGDVADLRRLAEAMAAAVESDSEDGVGYLAANWALHRRIAEITPNKVLQHTYISLLEFVENRLRGVTSNEPSTKYVDGPAVHKELVEAIAADDPDRLDAAVAAHAALTATRRGVT; encoded by the coding sequence ATGAGCACCGACAAGGCCGCGACCGAGCTGCCCCGGCTCTCCCTCGCCGAGACCGTCGCCAGGCGGATCGAGGCGCGGATCGCCGAGGACGCCCTCGCCCTCGGCCACCGCCTCGGCACCCGGGACAGCCTGCGCCGCGAGTTCGACGTGGCCGCCGGGACGCTCAACGAGGCGGTCCGGCTGCTGACGGCGCGCGGCACGATCTCCGTCCGCCCCGGCCCCAAGGGCGGGATCTTCGTCGCGTCCCCGCCGCCGCTGGTGCGCCTGGGCCGCAAGATGCTCGAACTCAGCGGGGACTCGGTCTCGGTCTCCGACTGCCTCGTCATGCGCGAGGCGCTGGAACCGCTGCTCGCGCGGGAGGCCATGCGGCACCGCACCGAAGGCGACGTCGCGGACCTGCGCCGGCTGGCCGAGGCGATGGCCGCGGCCGTGGAGAGCGACTCCGAGGACGGTGTCGGGTATCTCGCCGCCAACTGGGCCCTGCACCGCCGGATCGCCGAGATAACGCCGAACAAGGTCCTTCAGCACACCTACATCTCGCTGCTGGAGTTCGTGGAGAACAGGTTGCGCGGGGTCACCTCCAACGAGCCGTCCACGAAGTACGTGGACGGACCGGCCGTCCACAAGGAGCTGGTGGAGGCCATCGCGGCCGACGACCCCGACCGCCTGGACGCCGCCGTCGCGGCGCACGCCGCGCTCACCGCCACCCGCCGAGGCGTCACATGA
- a CDS encoding 2-hydroxymuconate tautomerase: protein MPLIEVTLVAGRPPEQLRELITRLTAAAEAATGAPRANIRVILREVPAAHWAAGDVTIEERNEEQP from the coding sequence GTGCCCCTGATCGAGGTGACCCTGGTCGCCGGACGGCCGCCGGAGCAGCTGCGCGAACTCATCACCCGCCTGACGGCGGCCGCCGAGGCGGCCACCGGGGCACCCCGAGCCAACATCCGCGTCATCCTCCGCGAGGTGCCCGCCGCTCACTGGGCCGCCGGAGACGTGACCATCGAGGAACGCAACGAGGAACAGCCATGA
- a CDS encoding amidohydrolase family protein, with protein MPLGDVTGRGPGPRTPVIDVHTHAMPMPLLRHLERRGLADLSRAAERVLNLDPAICGLAPGSPIPLAPEQHDMERRLASLTTMGVDHQVVAAPPFLFASESDDDRLTLEVTRLANDALAEFVAGSGGRLSGLATVPVGHPGAADELARCLDELGMAGATMGTFGGGRELDDPVNEELWRALAARRCFTLLHPSRVSSRDRLADYHLVQLLGYPMETALATSRLVFGGVLDRHDLVLCLAHGGGCVPAVSGRLDLGWRRKPVARVTSRTPSDYLRRLLYDTAVFDTGALGRLVKDMTAGHVLLGTDTPFDLVDHDPLRTVRALGVDAGQETAILGGNAARLLGLRVARPDPDGRGEGPSAPPIPLEGHPT; from the coding sequence GTGCCCCTCGGAGACGTGACCGGGCGCGGGCCCGGCCCGCGGACGCCGGTCATCGACGTTCACACGCACGCGATGCCGATGCCGCTGCTGCGGCACCTGGAGCGCCGGGGGCTGGCCGACCTGTCCCGCGCCGCGGAGCGCGTGCTGAACCTCGACCCGGCGATCTGCGGGCTCGCGCCGGGATCACCCATTCCGCTCGCTCCCGAACAGCACGACATGGAGCGCCGCCTGGCCTCCCTCACCACGATGGGGGTGGACCACCAGGTCGTCGCCGCGCCCCCGTTCCTGTTCGCCTCCGAGTCCGACGACGACCGGCTCACGCTGGAGGTCACCCGCCTGGCCAACGACGCGCTCGCCGAGTTCGTCGCCGGTTCCGGGGGCCGGCTGTCCGGCCTGGCGACCGTCCCGGTCGGGCACCCGGGCGCGGCGGACGAGCTGGCCCGCTGCCTGGACGAGCTCGGCATGGCGGGTGCCACCATGGGCACCTTCGGCGGCGGGCGGGAACTCGACGACCCGGTCAACGAGGAACTGTGGCGGGCCCTCGCCGCACGGCGCTGCTTCACGCTGCTGCACCCGAGCCGCGTCTCCTCCCGCGACCGGCTGGCCGACTACCACCTGGTCCAGCTGCTCGGCTATCCCATGGAGACCGCGCTGGCGACGTCCAGGCTCGTCTTCGGCGGTGTGCTGGACCGGCACGACCTGGTCCTCTGCCTCGCGCACGGCGGCGGGTGCGTCCCCGCCGTCAGCGGACGCCTCGACCTGGGCTGGCGGCGCAAGCCGGTCGCGCGGGTGACGAGCCGCACGCCGAGCGACTACCTGCGCCGGCTCCTGTACGACACGGCGGTCTTCGACACCGGGGCGCTCGGCCGGCTGGTCAAGGACATGACGGCCGGCCACGTGCTCCTGGGCACCGACACCCCGTTCGACCTCGTCGACCACGACCCCTTGCGGACCGTGCGCGCGTTGGGAGTGGACGCCGGGCAGGAGACCGCCATCCTGGGAGGCAACGCCGCGCGTCTGCTCGGACTGCGCGTCGCCCGGCCGGACCCGGACGGCCGGGGCGAAGGACCCTCCGCTCCCCCCATCCCACTTGAAGGACACCCCACATGA
- a CDS encoding cysteine hydrolase family protein, with amino-acid sequence MSAPQTALLVIDMQNDYCHPDGVFAQAGLRVTGLDGLVGHVNTLAAAARSAGRPVIWVRMEWAEDADVGLLAERSPFLRASGLRRGTWGGELVAGLDRAPGDHEITKPRFDAFHRTGLDGLLQDLGVGTIVVAGVRTDFCVESTVRAAFFRDLRAVVAREAVAGYFEDLHLGSLRLMGTVFAEVVSVDEAAGALAGAARTPGGPRCP; translated from the coding sequence ATGAGCGCCCCGCAGACGGCCCTGCTCGTCATCGACATGCAGAACGACTACTGCCATCCCGACGGCGTGTTCGCCCAGGCCGGGCTTCGCGTCACCGGACTGGACGGTCTCGTCGGGCACGTCAACACCCTCGCCGCCGCCGCCCGCTCCGCGGGCCGTCCCGTCATCTGGGTGCGGATGGAGTGGGCGGAGGACGCCGACGTGGGGTTGCTGGCCGAGCGGAGCCCGTTCCTGCGCGCGAGCGGGCTGAGGCGTGGAACGTGGGGCGGCGAACTGGTCGCCGGACTCGACCGGGCGCCGGGCGACCACGAGATCACCAAGCCGCGCTTCGACGCCTTCCACCGCACCGGGCTGGACGGGCTGCTGCAGGATCTCGGCGTCGGCACGATCGTGGTGGCCGGTGTGCGCACCGACTTCTGCGTCGAGTCCACCGTCCGCGCCGCCTTCTTCCGCGACCTGCGCGCGGTCGTGGCGAGGGAGGCGGTCGCCGGGTACTTCGAGGACCTGCACCTCGGCAGCCTCCGGCTGATGGGCACCGTCTTCGCCGAGGTCGTCTCCGTGGACGAGGCGGCCGGCGCGCTGGCCGGGGCCGCCCGGACGCCGGGAGGCCCCCGGTGCCCCTGA
- a CDS encoding glycoside hydrolase family 13 protein gives MHLSSRPPSPTRGVGSPAESSGLPAGDTRWWRDAVIYQIYVRSFADADGDGVGDLNGIRSRLPYLAALGVDALWITPFYASPMVDGGYDVADYRSVDPTFGTLADAAGLIEDAHGLGLRVIVDIVPNHTSDQHVWFQEALAAGIRGPARERYVFRPGRGAAGELPPNDWESVFGGPAWTRLPDGQWYLHLFAPQQPDLNWEHPEVRAEFEDVLRFWLDMGADGFRVDVAHGMVKAAGLPDVGDAPQSRLLGRGKVPYFDQDGVHDIHRGWRRLLDSYPGERIGVAEAWAPSLDRLANYVRPDELHQVFNFDYMRTGWDAGALRSVIENSLASTGSVGAPTTWVLSNHDVQRHVTRYGDGEPGRRRARAAALLTLALPGSAYVYQGEELGLPEVLDIPAELLTDPQLESLKGGRDGCRVPMPWSGTEPPFGFGPGGGWLPSPPEWKSITVEAQRDDDLSMLSLYRRALRIRRGHPALGDGELRWLDAPPGCLAFERGGPSGGPRMLCAVNTGDRSVQIPARRSLLLSSEPIRTEGGEAVLPPDTAAWWSDPLG, from the coding sequence ATGCATCTGTCATCGAGGCCTCCTTCACCGACGCGCGGAGTGGGGAGCCCTGCGGAGTCATCAGGCCTTCCGGCGGGCGATACGCGCTGGTGGCGTGACGCGGTCATCTACCAGATCTATGTCCGCAGCTTCGCCGATGCCGACGGGGACGGCGTCGGCGACCTGAACGGAATCCGCAGCCGGCTCCCCTATCTGGCCGCGCTCGGCGTGGACGCGTTGTGGATCACGCCGTTCTACGCCTCGCCGATGGTCGACGGCGGCTACGACGTCGCGGACTACCGCTCGGTGGATCCGACGTTCGGCACGCTCGCCGACGCCGCCGGCCTGATCGAGGACGCGCACGGACTGGGGCTGCGCGTCATCGTCGACATCGTGCCCAACCACACCTCCGACCAGCATGTCTGGTTTCAAGAGGCGCTGGCCGCCGGGATCCGCGGTCCGGCGCGGGAGCGCTACGTCTTCCGGCCGGGGCGAGGAGCCGCCGGTGAGCTGCCGCCCAACGACTGGGAGTCGGTCTTCGGAGGCCCCGCCTGGACCCGGCTGCCCGACGGGCAGTGGTACCTGCACCTGTTCGCTCCGCAGCAGCCCGACCTGAACTGGGAGCACCCGGAGGTGCGCGCCGAGTTCGAGGACGTCCTGCGGTTCTGGCTGGACATGGGGGCCGACGGATTCCGCGTCGATGTGGCACACGGCATGGTCAAGGCGGCGGGCCTGCCCGACGTCGGCGACGCGCCCCAGTCGCGGCTGCTGGGACGCGGCAAGGTGCCGTACTTCGACCAGGACGGGGTGCACGACATCCATCGGGGCTGGCGGCGGCTGCTCGACTCCTACCCCGGAGAGCGGATCGGGGTCGCGGAGGCGTGGGCGCCCTCGCTCGACCGTCTGGCCAACTACGTGCGGCCGGACGAGCTCCACCAGGTGTTCAACTTCGACTACATGAGGACCGGCTGGGACGCCGGCGCGCTGCGCTCGGTGATCGAGAACTCCCTGGCCTCGACGGGCTCGGTCGGCGCGCCCACCACCTGGGTGCTGTCCAACCACGACGTCCAGCGGCACGTCACCCGCTACGGCGACGGCGAACCCGGCAGGCGGCGGGCCCGGGCGGCGGCGCTGCTCACCCTGGCGCTGCCCGGCTCGGCGTACGTGTACCAGGGAGAGGAGCTCGGTCTGCCCGAGGTGCTCGACATCCCGGCCGAGCTGCTGACCGACCCGCAGCTGGAAAGCCTCAAGGGAGGCCGGGACGGCTGCCGCGTGCCGATGCCCTGGTCGGGCACCGAGCCCCCGTTCGGGTTCGGGCCGGGCGGCGGCTGGCTGCCGTCCCCGCCCGAATGGAAGTCGATCACCGTGGAGGCGCAGCGGGACGACGACCTGTCCATGCTGAGCCTCTACCGCCGGGCCCTCCGGATCCGGCGCGGCCATCCGGCGCTGGGCGACGGGGAGCTGCGCTGGCTGGACGCGCCGCCGGGCTGCCTGGCGTTCGAGCGCGGCGGCCCGTCCGGCGGCCCTCGGATGCTGTGCGCGGTGAACACCGGAGACCGGAGCGTCCAGATCCCGGCCCGCCGCTCGCTCCTGCTGAGCAGCGAGCCGATCCGTACGGAAGGCGGGGAAGCGGTCCTCCCGCCCGACACGGCCGCCTGGTGGAGCGACCCGCTCGGCTGA
- a CDS encoding aldehyde dehydrogenase, with product MKLIPHVIDGRETASPRDDRFATVDPYTRKPWAEVALGGMEEAGLAVTAARRAFDEGPWPRMGYAERGAILHRLADLVEANLDELALADTTDMGKPISDTRGKDVPRSAYNFRFFADHARLSAAEALPMDSGHHAYTRFEPAGVVAAIAPWNFPLMLETWKIAPALAWGNTVVLKPAEQTPASAALLARLALEAGMPPGVLNVVHGYGPGSVGEALTRDPRVDRITFTGESATGRAIASAAAANLTPVSFELGGKGANLVFADADLDLAVSWSIKAIFSNAGQVCLAGSRLFVQREVYQEFLDRFVAAAEALVPGDPRDPATQLGPLASEEHYAKVMAYLDGVPGEGGKIATGGAGAEGLFVRPTVVVDAPATARVRREEIFGPVAVVTPFDTENEAVAAANDTPYGLNAMVFTENLSRAHRVSAALKAGTVWTNCFFVRDLRAPFGGVGDSGLGREGGTYSREFFTEPKAVVMAIDPNG from the coding sequence ATGAAACTGATCCCCCACGTCATCGACGGCCGGGAGACCGCGTCCCCCCGGGACGACCGCTTCGCCACCGTCGACCCCTACACCCGGAAGCCCTGGGCGGAGGTGGCGCTCGGCGGCATGGAGGAGGCCGGGCTCGCCGTCACGGCCGCGCGCCGCGCCTTCGACGAGGGGCCCTGGCCGCGCATGGGGTACGCCGAACGGGGCGCGATCCTGCACAGGCTGGCCGACCTGGTCGAGGCCAACCTCGACGAACTGGCCCTGGCCGACACCACCGACATGGGCAAGCCCATCTCCGACACCCGCGGCAAGGACGTGCCCCGGTCGGCCTACAACTTCCGGTTCTTCGCCGACCACGCGCGCCTGTCGGCCGCCGAGGCCCTGCCCATGGACAGCGGCCACCACGCCTACACCCGCTTCGAACCGGCCGGTGTCGTCGCCGCCATCGCGCCGTGGAACTTCCCCCTCATGCTGGAGACCTGGAAGATCGCCCCGGCGCTGGCGTGGGGCAACACGGTGGTGCTGAAGCCGGCCGAGCAGACCCCCGCCTCCGCGGCCCTGCTGGCGAGGCTGGCGCTGGAGGCCGGGATGCCGCCCGGCGTGCTGAACGTCGTCCACGGCTACGGGCCCGGCTCCGTCGGCGAGGCGCTGACCAGGGACCCGCGCGTCGACCGCATCACCTTCACCGGGGAGTCCGCCACCGGCCGCGCCATCGCCTCCGCCGCGGCGGCGAACCTCACCCCGGTCAGCTTCGAGCTCGGGGGCAAGGGCGCCAACCTCGTGTTCGCCGACGCCGACCTCGACCTCGCCGTCTCCTGGTCCATCAAGGCGATCTTCAGCAACGCCGGGCAGGTCTGCCTGGCCGGCAGCCGCCTGTTCGTCCAGCGCGAGGTGTACCAGGAGTTCCTGGACCGCTTCGTCGCCGCGGCCGAGGCCCTCGTGCCCGGGGACCCCAGGGACCCCGCGACGCAGCTCGGCCCCCTCGCCTCCGAGGAGCACTACGCGAAGGTGATGGCCTACCTCGACGGCGTGCCCGGCGAGGGCGGCAAGATCGCCACCGGTGGCGCGGGCGCCGAGGGGCTGTTCGTCCGGCCGACCGTGGTCGTCGACGCCCCCGCGACCGCGCGCGTGCGCCGGGAGGAGATCTTCGGTCCGGTCGCCGTGGTCACGCCCTTCGACACCGAGAACGAGGCCGTGGCCGCCGCCAACGACACGCCGTACGGCCTGAACGCGATGGTGTTCACGGAGAACCTCTCCCGGGCCCACCGCGTGTCGGCGGCCCTGAAGGCCGGCACGGTGTGGACGAACTGCTTCTTCGTCCGCGACCTGCGCGCGCCGTTCGGAGGGGTCGGCGACTCCGGCCTCGGCCGCGAAGGCGGCACCTACAGCCGCGAGTTCTTCACCGAGCCCAAGGCCGTGGTCATGGCGATCGATCCGAACGGCTGA